From Limibacter armeniacum, one genomic window encodes:
- a CDS encoding aldo/keto reductase gives MNNRIKISNTDLEVGRINFGGNVFGWTLDEQKSFEILDAFTAEGFNFIDTADTYPWWVNGKGELSETIIGKWMKSRGNRDDLVIATKVGSETKEHGYDISKAHILKSVDESLQRLQTDHIDLYYTHFDDKSTPIEETLSAYDEVIKAGKVRYIAASNLSPKRLEESFEIAEKKGLPKYVALQPHYSLVEREGYENDYLPLVEKYGLTVFPYWSLAAGFLTGKYRSETDLSKSVRGEGARKYLNEKGFTILKALDDISVKHNTKPATVALAWLLAQPHIGAPIVSATSQSQLETLFAAPKIALDQGDLDMLDKASK, from the coding sequence ATGAACAACAGAATTAAAATAAGCAATACAGATTTAGAAGTAGGCCGCATCAACTTCGGAGGCAACGTTTTTGGTTGGACTCTGGACGAGCAAAAGTCATTTGAAATCTTGGATGCATTCACGGCTGAAGGTTTCAACTTTATTGATACTGCCGACACTTACCCATGGTGGGTAAATGGTAAAGGCGAACTTTCTGAAACCATTATCGGAAAGTGGATGAAGTCAAGAGGAAACCGTGATGATTTAGTCATTGCAACTAAAGTGGGATCTGAAACAAAAGAGCATGGCTATGATATCAGTAAAGCACATATTCTAAAATCTGTAGATGAGTCTCTGCAACGCCTGCAAACAGATCATATCGACCTGTATTATACCCACTTCGATGATAAAAGTACACCCATTGAGGAAACCCTTTCTGCCTATGATGAGGTCATAAAAGCAGGGAAAGTACGCTATATTGCGGCTTCTAACCTCTCCCCTAAAAGATTAGAGGAGTCATTTGAGATAGCAGAAAAGAAGGGGCTTCCGAAATATGTCGCCTTACAGCCACACTACAGCTTGGTTGAAAGAGAAGGATATGAAAATGACTACCTGCCATTGGTTGAAAAATATGGATTGACAGTGTTTCCATATTGGTCACTGGCTGCCGGATTCCTGACAGGCAAATACCGCTCTGAAACAGACCTAAGTAAAAGTGTTAGAGGTGAAGGCGCCAGAAAATACCTTAATGAAAAAGGGTTTACCATCTTAAAAGCACTTGATGACATTTCGGTCAAGCATAATACTAAACCGGCAACGGTAGCACTGGCTTGGTTATTAGCGCAGCCACACATTGGCGCTCCTATTGTAAGTGCTACAAGCCAATCACAGCTAGAAACACTTTTTGCTGCACCTAAAATAGCATTGGATCAAGGTGACCTAGACATGTTGGATAAAGCAAGTAAATAA
- a CDS encoding helix-turn-helix domain-containing protein, with protein sequence MKETVPQIKFSNKRKESQFDFICLEELYARKELTHTLFDFQQIDFYMLLFFTDGQGIHTIDFTDYTYHKGTILSIRKDQIHKFFKSSAKGYLLLFTEDFLFQFFNHSEVLKSLQLFNELITSPKIELDKNAYATFIKIIDEIGHEYFDIQDEYSLGTIRSLMHILFSKILRIKSKDNQILEGKKYLAEFTHFQVLVEQQCLKTKKVADYADQMAVSTKTLNNITQRIVHKPAKTFIDEIVMTQIKRLLINTKLTVKEIAYESGFQEPTNLYKFFKKHTDVSPEVFRQTYQIG encoded by the coding sequence GTGAAAGAAACCGTACCACAAATTAAGTTCAGCAATAAACGTAAGGAGAGTCAGTTTGATTTTATCTGTCTCGAAGAGTTGTATGCACGCAAGGAGTTAACGCATACACTTTTTGATTTCCAACAGATTGACTTCTATATGCTACTTTTCTTTACAGATGGGCAAGGTATACACACGATTGACTTTACAGATTACACTTACCATAAGGGAACTATTCTAAGTATCAGGAAGGATCAAATTCATAAGTTTTTTAAATCCAGTGCAAAAGGTTATCTGCTGCTTTTCACTGAAGATTTCCTGTTCCAATTTTTCAACCACTCAGAAGTACTTAAAAGTCTACAGCTCTTTAATGAGCTAATCACTTCTCCAAAAATTGAGTTGGATAAAAATGCATATGCCACTTTCATTAAAATTATTGACGAGATAGGTCACGAATATTTTGATATTCAAGATGAATACTCCTTAGGTACTATCAGAAGCCTAATGCATATCCTGTTCTCCAAGATTCTAAGAATCAAATCCAAAGACAATCAAATATTGGAAGGGAAAAAGTATCTGGCAGAATTTACCCATTTTCAAGTGTTGGTTGAGCAACAATGCTTAAAAACCAAAAAGGTAGCCGATTATGCAGACCAGATGGCTGTAAGTACCAAAACCCTTAATAATATTACCCAGCGGATTGTACATAAGCCTGCCAAAACCTTTATTGATGAGATTGTAATGACACAGATCAAACGATTGCTGATCAATACAAAACTGACTGTAAAAGAAATTGCCTACGAATCGGGTTTTCAGGAACCTACCAACCTGTACAAATTCTTTAAAAAGCATACAGATGTTAGCCCTGAGGTATTCAGACAGACTTATCAGATTGGGTAA
- a CDS encoding DUF3370 family protein, translating to MKKVTFVLTLVLSTLFLNACHQEEQLQQEINEQPDAQHNLRMAVSQSDWTAGSISGIVPQDQLEDLGGGLSGNKIWKSNNPEIFRGTGWLMQNSRTDATRGGAAYPVSGTIPVYLFHINQSGSQKYLHVLVTNPNASSITISGKGSMYTNSEKPLQGTGTGQSFHVAKDWLNNTPRTSFSNVTLNSYKAYEVAKLPVPNGNMIDGRFEITASAGAYVYTVVTSNGSLTDAINKSQGGPATGDIYSPNPNAYGREAGVYANSGWEGSTDITLPASQSYIGFALNTSSKFAFNGVYLQDQNAPSVVRLSDSAEKTYGNYGHQYDITLAMHNPNSTAKQVTLYFASNYTNSVNSPSFTYNGPLKMNGVVKNIYTTPTAPRQWLATWNVPAGGNFNGNLDFYIPGLITTGQQLILQVN from the coding sequence ATGAAAAAAGTAACGTTTGTACTCACTTTGGTATTGAGTACTTTGTTCCTGAATGCTTGTCATCAGGAAGAGCAATTGCAACAGGAAATCAATGAACAGCCTGATGCTCAACATAACCTCAGAATGGCTGTTTCGCAATCGGATTGGACAGCTGGCTCTATTTCTGGAATTGTACCTCAGGACCAGTTAGAAGATTTGGGAGGAGGGCTTTCAGGCAATAAGATCTGGAAAAGTAACAACCCCGAAATATTTAGAGGAACAGGTTGGTTAATGCAAAACTCGCGTACGGATGCTACTCGTGGTGGAGCAGCATACCCTGTTTCTGGAACCATACCTGTCTATCTGTTTCATATTAATCAGTCAGGAAGTCAGAAGTATCTGCATGTACTGGTAACGAATCCAAATGCCTCTTCCATCACGATCTCTGGAAAAGGGTCTATGTACACCAACTCAGAAAAGCCTCTTCAGGGGACTGGTACAGGACAGAGCTTTCATGTGGCTAAAGATTGGTTGAACAATACGCCACGTACTTCTTTCTCCAATGTAACTTTGAATAGCTATAAAGCTTACGAAGTAGCCAAGCTACCAGTACCTAACGGTAATATGATTGATGGTCGTTTTGAGATTACGGCAAGTGCTGGTGCTTATGTGTACACTGTAGTGACTTCTAATGGAAGTTTGACCGATGCCATCAACAAATCCCAAGGTGGGCCTGCTACTGGAGATATATATTCTCCTAACCCAAATGCTTATGGGCGTGAAGCTGGCGTATATGCCAATAGTGGATGGGAAGGAAGTACAGATATCACGCTGCCTGCTTCCCAGTCGTATATCGGGTTTGCCTTAAATACAAGCAGCAAGTTTGCTTTTAATGGAGTCTACTTGCAGGACCAGAATGCACCATCCGTAGTTCGACTTTCCGATTCAGCTGAGAAAACGTATGGTAATTATGGTCATCAATATGATATTACCTTGGCGATGCACAATCCAAATAGTACAGCCAAACAAGTGACCTTGTACTTTGCTTCCAATTATACGAATAGTGTCAACAGCCCATCATTTACTTATAATGGCCCATTGAAGATGAATGGAGTAGTCAAAAACATCTATACTACACCAACAGCACCTCGCCAGTG